In Sparus aurata chromosome 24, fSpaAur1.1, whole genome shotgun sequence, the genomic stretch CTCTGGGTGTTGCTTTCTTCATTATCCCAGCCACCTTGAGCCTCCTCTGAGTACTGTTCATCATCTTGTTGGGGTTCCTGTTCTGAGGGGGTTTGTTCTTGCTACAAATGTCAAGGTGTGGCGGGTTTGAGAGCAAGAGGAAGGATAGGTGGAAAGATGAGAGGAAGATGTAGGAAGTAGAGGCCAAGTAGGATAAAGGTCACGAACGGGGGTATCGTAAAGCCAGAGGAAGGAGGTTTGGATGAAAAAACGTGGCGTTGGAGAGTTATTCCATGTCAAAAGGCCTTTacaaaaaggaagaggagtTGTCGGCATATTTGTCTTTGAAGATCAGAGTAACCAGCGCTTACCCATGACTCCCATGATGGCGCCTTCCGTGAGGCAGTAAGAGACAAAAGAACCAGTGAGGCCAAAAGTGTTCAACAAGACAAGACAGGACATGTGGTATTTGAGTGTTTCACATGTGGTGTTGGAGTGAATGTACATTTTATCAGTGACCAGGATGTCGAGCTACACAAACATTTGCATGCGACACAGAGCTGAATTGGCATGCAGGTACAAAACCGTGCAGTGgatttgtttaagtttaaataagCAAAAGATTCCAGCAAAACTTTgatacatcacacacacacactcagcaaaATATTCCTCAAGCACAGACGACAGAGACAGTGTTTACATGCAGTCCCAAAATACGTTATTATAGTAAAAATGACATAGTGGTTTAAGTCTTTGGTTTCATGAGAGAGTCAGTTCAATCACAGTGTGAACAAATAGAATAAACAAGTTTTTAAAACTGCATGTAAATGAAATCTTCTGCTGTCAGAACACGGTCGACCTTTGGCCTCAACAAACCGAACCCACCTTGGGAGCTGGAAATGTGACGGGCTGTAAAACCTCCACATCCCAATCCAGCAGGTTGACCCCTGAGCAGGGCTCAGACTgcttcatacacacacatacatacacacacactcatgttaGGAGGGTTTACCATCTACCTTACTGTTACTGTTTAGCTATAGAAGTGATTTGGGGATGCTGGAGATATCTGACAGTCTCGGCCGTTACAGCAGCACAGTCTGACCTGCTCTGTCGACGGCGGTGAAGCCGGCTCTGTGATAGCGTCAGGCACTTCATGCTGCTGTCTCAGGTCCGGAGACGGCGTCAGTCGGGGCGGAGGCCGACTGGGAGGAGGACCGGGCCTCGGCACCGCCAGGAGGGTTAAATCAAAACCACACAACACACGAGCAGGCGTGCAAGAAGCAGTGAGATACAAACATGTTAGTATGAACAAAGACAGGATGGATTTTTGGTCCTCTGGGTGTTTTTATATCTTCAGATGTTTGTCAAACGTATTCTCATAGGGACAGATTCAGTGGTTTGACTGCTGTTTGGTGGATTGCTTTTACCTTTGGTGGTGGGCTCGCTGATTCACTGTGGTTGGCCTCctcactgagagagagagagagacaatgagCCAAAGGAGGAACATTTTTTCTGGATATGAGCATGAAaatagaaacacagacagagaaggaaCTCATCACACATGCAGTTCTGAGCTTCATCCACACGAGGGCGACAAAACCCTTTAAAAGCCCGTCTGCTGTCTCTCAACAGGTTAACCTTCAGTCAAACATGGCAGGCGTCAGATGTCCAGAACAGAACGTGCACATGACGACATGTatcagcagacaggaagtgtcaCACACGAGTTAGACGGGTCACAGGATTAACTGTTACCTGATACGTGTCAATAGAATGATGATTTATTCTCGAGCTTAAACCATAACATTCATTTAACTTGTTCCAGCAACTAGATGGAGTTATAAAAGCTAAATGTGAGTCTTAATAACATGACTTAATAACAGTTCATATATCAACATCAACGCCAAAGGTTGGTATGTTTGTAGGTCATATGTGGTGGAAATGTTACTCTACAAATTACAAACCAAGAACACAGATCCAAGGGTGATTTAAATAACTTTAAATATATGTTACATCAGCTTTATGCAGATGTTAGCGTAGCTGCTACAGCTTCAGTTTAAACACAACTGGAGAGTTTATTTGAAGAAAGAAGAGCAGAGAGCGACGCTGAAGGCTCCTCGCTCTTCTATCCACTGACTCCAGGAAGAGTTTGAGTTACTGATTGtggatctgattggttgatcgACAGCTGGTCTCGGCCCTTTTCAGTTTGCAGGTCAGGTTAGTAGCCTGTAGTTTAATGTCACAAGCACTGAGCTGACTTTATAGATAAAACATGCTCGGCCTCCGTGCAGCACCTTTTACCTCTTGGCACCGTCTCCTGTCTTTGCCGCTGCAGTACCTCCTTTTCTGCAGTAGGGGGCGTCGTGAGGGACATTACTGTCATTTCTTCCACATGTGGTTACATTAAAAAGTGTTCGACTGAAACTCTGATCTGATCACTTACTTCAGCTCCCGCTGCTCTTCCAGTTTGGTCATGATGTCGTTCAGGTTTTGGCTGAGCtgaggagacacacagacacacacctcgTCAATACAGCTGATCAGATCGATTAGCATtagctcagtcagtcagtgggtGGACTCACCTTGCCCATTTCCCTGTGGAACTTCTCCTGTTGACCTGCCAGACTCTGGAATGAGTTCACGTAGACGCCAACACGActgcgcgcacgcacacacacacacacacacacacacacacgtaaacatGTGGATCGAGTCGACGTCAAAGATTttgtagaagaagaaaataaagagtCTCACTTCTCCCACAAAACCGGAAGCTCGTCTTGTAGCTCCACGTTCAGCTCCTCGAAAATCTTCTGAGCTCGGCCCAGGTCCTCctcagcctgcacacacacacacacacacacacacacacacacacacactaactttaCTGTGTGTCCGTGATAcaaatcatcagaatcagacAGTTTCTGCTGAGCACACGTCCATGCAGACAAACTCAGGGTTTAATAACTACAGACATGTGAATGCTGTGAGCATCcaaatgacaaaatgtgtctttaagTAAAAATGAAAGCTTGTTTCTGTCAAATCTACTGATGTACGACTACTTCTACTGCGACATTAGAACAACGTGAACACTAGTTTGGACCGGGGCTGAATCACAGCGAGGCTCTCTGCACACGATCAGCAGCGGTTGAAGCGAGAAGCGAAGAACTGTTCGGTGTTTGTCAGTAGTCGTGTTTCCATAAAGCAGAAGAATATCACATTAGAAAACTGCAAAATTAGAAAGCTTGAGAAGAAACGGAGGCAGACTTGGATTAAAGAGCTCCGTGTAAAGTCTGGAGGAGTGAAGTCAGACGATGTTCGTGTTCAATCAGAGACTTTATATATCTGATAAAATCTAAAGAATCACAGAAATAGTTTTAAGACATCTGTAAGCCGTCATTTGATGAGCCATGTAGCAGGATTTGTGATATTGATCGTCTCAACCTGCTGTCAGGATCAAACCCAACGTGTCTAGAAATGTTCTGATGGTCTTTCCAGCATCCCCAACGATTCCCAACCGCTGTTCTTCACTTCCCGCGTCATCGGGATCACATGTCTGCAGACAAGCTATTGGCTGATGGTGTGCAGAGAGCCTCAGGAGGAGCTGGCTAACAGATTTGGGGTGAGGAGGGAGTCAGTGATGAACCAGAGCGTCACCTGGTTGTAGGAGAGGTTAGTCTGAGCCACCTGGTGGGCTGATATCAAACCCTGAGCCCAGCTGGGAGCCGCCATCTCCAACAGGGCTGCTGGCTAACCACACACACCatgcaggagagagaagaggggaagCAAACAGGGACAATTCAAGACAGACGCCAACATGTTAATGAGCATTTAGTGACGAAGAGAATCCGTTTTAATCGACATCACAAACGACACGTTCAAAAGTGATACAGTCCATGCAACAAACAACTTGTAGTCCGTCAAACTTCAGTGTGAGCAGCTCAACatgctccaacacacacacacacacacacacacacacacacaggtggttACCTTAGCGACCTTGGCCTCGTCCTTCTTCTTGCCTTTCTGTAAGGAGGCGAAGTGATGCCTGGCGCTGTCGAAGTCCACCATCTTCCTGTCGCGCTTCGCTATGCGAGCCTGCGGCAGagacgttttattttgaaacagaagaaaacaagttCCACTTCCTCTCTGTTCACGTTCATTTCCTGTACAAAGGACTTTATAGTCTTTGATAACAGACTTGTGTTCGTATCTCAAACTGCAGATTGAAAAGCTGCTCAGCGTGTTTTTGGCGTGTTGGTGCGAGTTGAATGTGATTCTCACCTTGATGTCAGGAAACTGAGCCAGGTACGTGTCCAAGGAGCTCAGAGATTTGTCGGCGATGTTCTGGTGGTAGTCTAACCACAGAGTGTCTGTgtcctgaaacacacaacacacttacatcacatttaaacaTCAGACGACTAAACACCTCCACTTTTACTCACTCACGTCTTCTGGCTTCTCGTCACAACACGGTTATTTCTGCATCAACGATAAACAAGCGGCTGCTCGACGTCTACAGATCTGATCTAACTCTAGTCACTACGTCGTCTACTGCAGCGCTGCCGTCTGCGCTTTACCTCCAAGTTATTGTCCATCTCCTTCTCGATCATCTCCTTCAGGAGCGAAGGAGAGAGGCGAGCAGTCGAGAAGAAGAGAGCGTGTTAGAGGGAAGAAAGATGGCAGCGAGTGATGCTGACACAAGAAGAATTAAACGTCAGCTTCCTTCATTTCTTTTACGTCTTCTATCACATTTAAGATGCACAAATCCAGATTCACGTCTTCAACACCAGCTGAAGAAGTCTCACGTCACAGTTTAGTCAGAGAGAACAAAGACAGATGAAGTAA encodes the following:
- the bin1b gene encoding myc box-dependent-interacting protein 1b isoform X4, yielding MAEPGKGVTAGKLAINVQKRLTRAQEKVMQKLGKADETRDAAFEEMVSNFNKQMTEGTKLQKDLKAYLTAVKTMHDASRRLQDCLADMYEPDWFGKEEMDTLAEEMIEKEMDNNLEDTDTLWLDYHQNIADKSLSSLDTYLAQFPDIKARIAKRDRKMVDFDSARHHFASLQKGKKKDEAKVAKAEEDLGRAQKIFEELNVELQDELPVLWENRVGVYVNSFQSLAGQQEKFHREMGKLSQNLNDIMTKLEEQRELKKGGTAAAKTGDGAKSEEANHSESASPPPKAVPRPGPPPSRPPPRLTPSPDLRQQHEVPDAITEPASPPSTEQAPSWESWQEQTPSEQEPQQDDEQYSEEAQGGWDNEESNTQSYTQPSWDDAETAQGQESWNDDEAYAAQSYTEPNWDDGAAQETQGGWGDYGEDQSAVTNGADGDLPPGFIYKVKVIHDYAATDGDELELKIGDTVLALAFDNPDEQDDGWLLGVQESHWLQNKDISAKGVFPENFTQKV
- the bin1b gene encoding myc box-dependent-interacting protein 1b isoform X5, coding for MAEPGKGVTAGKLAINVQKRLTRAQEKVMQKLGKADETRDAAFEEMVSNFNKQMTEGTKLQKDLKAYLTAVKTMHDASRRLQDCLADMYEPDWFGKEEMDTLAEDTDTLWLDYHQNIADKSLSSLDTYLAQFPDIKARIAKRDRKMVDFDSARHHFASLQKGKKKDEAKVAKAEEDLGRAQKIFEELNVELQDELPVLWENRVGVYVNSFQSLAGQQEKFHREMGKLSQNLNDIMTKLEEQRELKKGGTAAAKTGDGAKSEEANHSESASPPPKAVPRPGPPPSRPPPRLTPSPDLRQQHEVPDAITEPASPPSTEQAPSWESWQEQTPSEQEPQQDDEQYSEEAQGGWDNEESNTQSYTQPSWDDAETAQGQESWNDDEAYAAQSYTEPNWDDGAAQETQGGWGDYGEDQSAVTNGADGDLPPGFIYKVKVIHDYAATDGDELELKIGDTVLALAFDNPDEQDDGWLLGVQESHWLQNKDISAKGVFPENFTQKV
- the bin1b gene encoding myc box-dependent-interacting protein 1b isoform X3, translating into MAEPGKGVTAGKLAINVQKRLTRAQEKVMQKLGKADETRDAAFEEMVSNFNKQMTEGTKLQKDLKAYLTAVKTMHDASRRLQDCLADMYEPDWFGKEEMDTLAEEMIEKEMDNNLEDTDTLWLDYHQNIADKSLSSLDTYLAQFPDIKARIAKRDRKMVDFDSARHHFASLQKGKKKDEAKVAKPAALLEMAAPSWAQGLISAHQVAQTNLSYNQAEEDLGRAQKIFEELNVELQDELPVLWENRVGVYVNSFQSLAGQQEKFHREMGKLSQNLNDIMTKLEEQRELNEEANHSESASPPPKAVPRPGPPPSRPPPRLTPSPDLRQQHEVPDAITEPASPPSTEQAPSWESWQEQTPSEQEPQQDDEQYSEEAQGGWDNEESNTQSYTQPSWDDAETAQGQESWNDDEAYAAQSYTEPNWDDGAAQETQGGWGDYGEDQSAVTNGADGDLPPGFIYKVKVIHDYAATDGDELELKIGDTVLALAFDNPDEQDDGWLLGVQESHWLQNKDISAKGVFPENFTQKV
- the bin1b gene encoding myc box-dependent-interacting protein 1b isoform X1, which produces MAEPGKGVTAGKLAINVQKRLTRAQEKVMQKLGKADETRDAAFEEMVSNFNKQMTEGTKLQKDLKAYLTAVKTMHDASRRLQDCLADMYEPDWFGKEEMDTLAEEMIEKEMDNNLEDTDTLWLDYHQNIADKSLSSLDTYLAQFPDIKARIAKRDRKMVDFDSARHHFASLQKGKKKDEAKVAKPAALLEMAAPSWAQGLISAHQVAQTNLSYNQAEEDLGRAQKIFEELNVELQDELPVLWENRVGVYVNSFQSLAGQQEKFHREMGKLSQNLNDIMTKLEEQRELKKGGTAAAKTGDGAKSEEANHSESASPPPKAVPRPGPPPSRPPPRLTPSPDLRQQHEVPDAITEPASPPSTEQAPSWESWQEQTPSEQEPQQDDEQYSEEAQGGWDNEESNTQSYTQPSWDDAETAQGQESWNDDEAYAAQSYTEPNWDDGAAQETQGGWGDYGEDQSAVTNGADGDLPPGFIYKVKVIHDYAATDGDELELKIGDTVLALAFDNPDEQDDGWLLGVQESHWLQNKDISAKGVFPENFTQKV
- the bin1b gene encoding myc box-dependent-interacting protein 1b isoform X2; this encodes MAEPGKGVTAGKLAINVQKRLTRAQEKVMQKLGKADETRDAAFEEMVSNFNKQMTEGTKLQKDLKAYLTAVKTMHDASRRLQDCLADMYEPDWFGKEEMDTLAEDTDTLWLDYHQNIADKSLSSLDTYLAQFPDIKARIAKRDRKMVDFDSARHHFASLQKGKKKDEAKVAKPAALLEMAAPSWAQGLISAHQVAQTNLSYNQAEEDLGRAQKIFEELNVELQDELPVLWENRVGVYVNSFQSLAGQQEKFHREMGKLSQNLNDIMTKLEEQRELKKGGTAAAKTGDGAKSEEANHSESASPPPKAVPRPGPPPSRPPPRLTPSPDLRQQHEVPDAITEPASPPSTEQAPSWESWQEQTPSEQEPQQDDEQYSEEAQGGWDNEESNTQSYTQPSWDDAETAQGQESWNDDEAYAAQSYTEPNWDDGAAQETQGGWGDYGEDQSAVTNGADGDLPPGFIYKVKVIHDYAATDGDELELKIGDTVLALAFDNPDEQDDGWLLGVQESHWLQNKDISAKGVFPENFTQKV
- the bin1b gene encoding myc box-dependent-interacting protein 1b isoform X6, giving the protein MAEPGKGVTAGKLAINVQKRLTRAQEKVMQKLGKADETRDAAFEEMVSNFNKQMTEGTKLQKDLKAYLTAVKTMHDASRRLQDCLADMYEPDWFGKEEMDTLAEEMIEKEMDNNLEDTDTLWLDYHQNIADKSLSSLDTYLAQFPDIKARIAKRDRKMVDFDSARHHFASLQKGKKKDEAKVAKPAALLEMAAPSWAQGLISAHQVAQTNLSYNQAEEDLGRAQKIFEELNVELQDELPVLWENRVGVYVNSFQSLAGQQEKFHREMGKLSQNLNDIMTKLEEQRELKKGGTAAAKTGDGAKSEEANHSESASPPPKSAVTNGADGDLPPGFIYKVKVIHDYAATDGDELELKIGDTVLALAFDNPDEQDDGWLLGVQESHWLQNKDISAKGVFPENFTQKV